TTCCCAGAATTAAAGGCACAACCGTAAAGATAGAATTTTACTTCTTTCTCACCCAACCATTAATGGTAAATCGACTATCTGCAAAAGCTTGGGAAGGACAGTTTACTGGTAGAACTTCGTGCATATAGCGACTGAGAAAAAAGACAATGCTGTTATTAACTGGCTGTACAGTTTTAAATGATTCAGCGGCTACATAAAAATTATTTTCGATTTTACTGTCATAAATGGCTAGCTCTCCACCAGAAAAGGCTTTAGGCTCTCGGTTAAAGTAATAAACATAGGTTAATTCACGGGTAGCAGAATCGGGGCTACCATTATCATTATGTACTTTGTAATAATTTCCATGGTTATGGGCAGTAAGTTGAGCTTCTACATAATCAATTTGAAAAGGTTGTATTTGTAGATCACTAATCAGTTGGGGTAAAATTGCCTTTACTCGTTCTATTATTAATTCTGAAAACGGCGCAAAAATCGGCAAAAACATAGAGCGACGATAATCAGAATCATTAGCTGAATTGCTTGTAGGCAGGAAATTATTTTCATTCTGAATTACAAATTTAAACAACTGCTCTAACTCTGTAGCACTCAAAAAATCTTTCACCTGAATAAAATGGGATGGCAAAATTTCTGGTGAAGCTTGGGGAGTAGCTGAAGTAGACTGTCGCTCTATCTGAATTTGACCTATAGATGAATTATTAGATAAGTTTTTATAAAAGTTGTGATTAATTAGAAATGAAGGTGCGTAGGATTCTTCAGCTTGGCTAACAGTTGATTGTGAAGAGGATTCGACTTGAGACTGGTTAATAATTTGCCAAAGTTTGTAATTACCCTGATGGCTAACTAAAGTGCAAACAAAATTTCGCCAAGCAAACTGAAATAATACCTCTTGAGTTTTCAACATATTTAAGGTGTCTGCATCAAACTCTAGCAAAATACACAATTCTTCCGTCGTTATCCAGAATTCGGAATCACTAACTTGCTTAACTAAGTTAAGTTGCTGAATTACCGCATGAAGTTTACTTTGCAATGGTTCTTGCATGATTCTGGTCATAGTAGTTAAAAGAGTATTGACAATCTCTTCAATAATCATTTTCTCATGATCAAAATCCTTTAGGCAGATCCCAGTGGTTTATCTTCTTTTTTGGCCGCTTTTTCTGTGGTGGCATTTCTGGTCTGAGGTTATTTGGCGGTCAAGAATAGGATAGCGCTTGGCGATCAGGGGGGAGAGGTTGACAGATGCCCAGCCCTATTGGCAGTGGGCTTGCTGAGCTTGTGTTAGCATAGAGCTATTATCGATTGATTAAGATGTCAAAACTATGACCAAACCAACGATAGAACTATCAGAGAGTGTATTTAAAAAAATTCAGGTACTTTCTCCGGAAAACCAAAAACAAATTCTAGATTTTCTAGAATCTATAACAGCAAATTCCGATGAAACTCAAGAAAAAAAAGCAACTAGAATTTCAGGATTGTATCAAGGACAAGGCTGGATAAGTGATGATTTTAATGATCCTCTAACGGATGAGTTTTTTTCGGAAGTCTGATTTATGGAACTGCTGTTAGATACTCATGCCTTTGTTTGGTGATCAATTGCTCAGGAAAAACTATCTTCAAAAGTAAGTTCTTTATTGTCAAACACAAGTAACAAAATATTTTTGAGTACAGCAAGTGCATGGGAGATACAAATTAAACTGCAACTTGGAAAGTTACAACTTAACATTTCCCCAGAAGAATTAATCAAAAATCAAATGACCATCAATGGTTTGCAGGTTCTGTCTATTGACTTGGAGCATATCTGGAAACTGGCGGTTCTTGAACATCACCATAAAGATCCCTTTGATCGAATCTTAATTGCCCAATCTATGACCGAAGAAATTCCGATTTTAAGTATTGATAAAGTCTTCGATCTTTACCCGGTTCAAAAACTTTGGTAACTGTTCAGGCGGTCAGGGTTAACTGACGATCAAGGATCGGATTGTGCTTGGCGATCGGGTATTAACGGCGATCCACATTAACCATGGGCTTATTTCCACCATGCTAGAATAGGGGCACAACTGACTTAAAGCAGTGTCTCCCACAGATTAGCGACCTTAAAATGAATTCACTTTCTTTTGAATGGGACGAAGAAAAGAATCGAACCAATCAGAAAAAACATGGTATTTCTTTTGAGGAAGCTGAGACTGTTTTCTACGATGACAATGCTATTCAGTTTTGGGATGATAATCATTCAGAAGTAGAAGATAGATTCCTAATGCTGGGTAGAAGTTCCAGAATGAGAATCCTGCTAATTGTTCACTGCTTCCAAGAGAATGAATCTATCATCAGAATTATTTCTGCTCGCAAGGCTACTCCTAAAGAAACGAAACAATATAGAGGATAATATTATGAAGAAAGAGTATGATCTAGCCAACATGAAAAGCCGTCCTAATCCTTTTGCTCAAAAGCTTAAACAAAAAGTTACTTTACCTTTGGGAATTGATGTAGTTGATTTTTTTGAAAAGAAAGCACAAGAAAAAGGCATTTCTTATCAAGAAATAATTGAATTATATCTTCAAGATTGTGTTGTTAATAATCGAGAACTTTCATTTTAAATGCTCAGCTGACGGACAGGTGTTTTTGTGTTTGTAACCAGAGTAGCTCTCAAATATGAAACCATCTATTTCAGAAACTACCAACTCCATATTCCCCAATGGGCAGGACTCAGCTTCGCCGGGATTACTTTCACGTTTGTGGTCTTGGATCAACTCCTACGGGGGTTTGTCCGACTTGAAGAAGTACAACGCCGAACTGAGGAAGAGCAACGCCGAATTAAGCAAACAGAACGAGAAACTCGCCGAGCTAGAATTGAAACTCGATAACGTATTGCAATCATCCAGCACCAACTTGACCCCAACAATCTCCACCGACAACAATTAGGGGATATTCAAGCACTTCTCGAAGAATATCTAGATACCCTTTAGCCAATTGGCTATCTGTGAGGTATTGGCAATCGGGCTAAAATGGGGGAAACTTTGCCCCAACAATTGCCAAACATGAACGCAGTCAGCCAAATTATTGCACAACAAAAACTTGCAGCTATCATGGAGCAAGTATGTAGTGATCATGTTCCAACAATTATCACCAGGGATACCCAACCATCTGTCGTCATGATTTCCCTGGAAGACTATCAGTCATTAGAAGAAACAGCATATCTACTACGTAGCCCGAACAATGCTCAAAAATTGATGTCGGCGATCAAGCAATTAGAAAATGATCAAGGTGTCGAAAGGGAACTATTGGAGTGAAGCTAATTTTCTCTGAGCAAGCCTGGAGCGATTATCTTTACTGGCAACAAAACGACAAGAAAATACTTAAAAGAATCAATACCTTAGTTGAATTAATTTGATAGAAAAAGACGACCACCTTAACGGCGATCGCCAAACTGTTCAGCTCGTCAAAGTAACTAACTAAAAAGCCAGTCAGCTACCACAACAAAAAATTAAACATCGGTGTCCACTCGACCGTAGAAAATGCCCCGGACTTTAACATCAAGGGGTTCTTTAGCACCCAAATCAGTGTCAGAGGGTTGCTCGCTTTCAAAAATACCGGCAATTTCCCCAGTGGAACCATCAACCTGGGTCACCTGCAAGGAAAGG
The genomic region above belongs to Synechocystis sp. PCC 6803 substr. PCC-P and contains:
- a CDS encoding 2OG-Fe(II) oxygenase gives rise to the protein MIIEEIVNTLLTTMTRIMQEPLQSKLHAVIQQLNLVKQVSDSEFWITTEELCILLEFDADTLNMLKTQEVLFQFAWRNFVCTLVSHQGNYKLWQIINQSQVESSSQSTVSQAEESYAPSFLINHNFYKNLSNNSSIGQIQIERQSTSATPQASPEILPSHFIQVKDFLSATELEQLFKFVIQNENNFLPTSNSANDSDYRRSMFLPIFAPFSELIIERVKAILPQLISDLQIQPFQIDYVEAQLTAHNHGNYYKVHNDNGSPDSATRELTYVYYFNREPKAFSGGELAIYDSKIENNFYVAAESFKTVQPVNNSIVFFLSRYMHEVLPVNCPSQAFADSRFTINGWVRKK
- a CDS encoding DUF2281 domain-containing protein, with translation MTKPTIELSESVFKKIQVLSPENQKQILDFLESITANSDETQEKKATRISGLYQGQGWISDDFNDPLTDEFFSEV
- a CDS encoding type II toxin-antitoxin system VapC family toxin; the encoded protein is MSTASAWEIQIKLQLGKLQLNISPEELIKNQMTINGLQVLSIDLEHIWKLAVLEHHHKDPFDRILIAQSMTEEIPILSIDKVFDLYPVQKLW
- a CDS encoding BrnT family toxin encodes the protein MNSLSFEWDEEKNRTNQKKHGISFEEAETVFYDDNAIQFWDDNHSEVEDRFLMLGRSSRMRILLIVHCFQENESIIRIISARKATPKETKQYRG
- a CDS encoding type II toxin-antitoxin system Phd/YefM family antitoxin, which gives rise to MGETLPQQLPNMNAVSQIIAQQKLAAIMEQVCSDHVPTIITRDTQPSVVMISLEDYQSLEETAYLLRSPNNAQKLMSAIKQLENDQGVERELLE
- a CDS encoding type II toxin-antitoxin system YoeB family toxin codes for the protein MKLIFSEQAWSDYLYWQQNDKKILKRINTLVELI